Proteins encoded by one window of Emticicia oligotrophica DSM 17448:
- a CDS encoding TonB-dependent receptor, protein MLKFYFSNILIFSFIALNSFAQKADSTKQLNEVIVRGFESERKLSETAASVNLLTIKDIQRFENTTLVPVFNTLAGVRMEERSPGSYRLAIRGSSLRSPFGVRNVKVYWNDIPLTDGNGNTFLNAIDMNTISNIEVIKGPAGSVYGAGTGGVILLGGSKAEGKKESTNYLTSSIAYGSYGLQNRNLAWNVASAKVNSVLSYAHAQSDGYRQNSAMVRDVLSWRSSYFVSDKKTLNISTLYSDIHYQTPGGLTQAQFEKDPSQARLATATLPSPIQQKAGIYQKLFNIGVSQEYHLNSHWTNVTSVYGTISELRNPFITNYEIRNEQTFGGRTRMNYVFDLGQLKNRFTVGGELQKSAWVIRNFGNKAGVIDTLQTNDNVAAWNYFLFGQLETDLPQNFILTIGGSYNRFKYDFTRLSDAPKIKPISELLPAAFLPRIALLKNIQDKISIFASVSSGFSPPTVTEYISGYQTSSFVPSLAPEKGINYEIGTRGNLFNKRINFDVTAYSFRLKNTIVRRTDNAGREIFTNAGSTLQNGLELSLNCFIIKHVDKEFIQELRLFTSYTFNDYSFKNYLQLKTDLSGNALTGVPRQVWVSGLDLQTKIGVYLNSTFNFTDRMPLNDANTVYANSYKLLNARIGFRKSFKRVGLNIYTAGDNLLNEVYSLGNDINAVGNRFFNAAMPRNWQFGASLSLFL, encoded by the coding sequence ATGCTTAAATTCTACTTTTCAAATATTCTTATTTTCAGTTTTATTGCTCTCAATAGTTTTGCCCAAAAAGCAGATTCCACAAAGCAACTCAATGAAGTTATTGTTCGAGGTTTTGAATCAGAAAGAAAGTTAAGCGAAACCGCTGCCTCAGTTAATTTACTGACAATCAAAGACATACAACGATTTGAAAATACTACACTTGTACCCGTTTTTAATACCTTAGCGGGAGTACGCATGGAAGAACGCTCGCCAGGAAGCTATCGTTTAGCCATTCGTGGAAGTTCGCTACGTTCGCCTTTTGGGGTGCGTAATGTAAAAGTTTACTGGAATGATATTCCGCTAACTGATGGTAATGGCAATACCTTTTTAAATGCCATTGATATGAATACTATCAGTAATATTGAGGTAATCAAAGGACCCGCAGGAAGTGTTTATGGGGCAGGAACTGGCGGTGTAATCCTGCTTGGCGGAAGCAAGGCAGAAGGCAAGAAAGAAAGCACCAATTATCTCACTTCTAGCATAGCTTATGGCAGTTATGGTTTACAAAATCGTAATCTTGCTTGGAATGTGGCTTCGGCGAAAGTCAATAGTGTTTTGAGCTATGCCCACGCCCAATCTGATGGATATCGACAAAACAGTGCAATGGTGCGAGATGTTCTTAGCTGGCGTTCAAGTTATTTCGTGTCAGATAAGAAAACCTTAAATATTTCAACACTTTATTCTGATATTCATTACCAAACGCCCGGTGGACTTACACAAGCACAGTTCGAAAAAGACCCAAGTCAGGCTCGTTTGGCCACTGCTACTTTACCAAGTCCGATTCAACAAAAAGCAGGAATTTATCAGAAATTATTCAATATTGGTGTTTCGCAAGAATACCACCTTAATTCTCATTGGACAAACGTAACGAGTGTTTATGGAACAATTTCGGAGCTACGTAATCCATTTATTACTAATTATGAAATTCGTAATGAACAGACTTTTGGTGGTCGTACACGCATGAATTATGTTTTTGATTTGGGGCAACTCAAAAATCGTTTTACAGTTGGTGGTGAACTACAAAAGTCAGCTTGGGTGATTCGCAATTTTGGGAATAAAGCAGGAGTAATTGATACCCTACAAACCAATGATAACGTAGCCGCTTGGAATTATTTCTTGTTTGGCCAGTTGGAAACCGATTTGCCACAAAACTTTATTCTGACAATTGGCGGTAGCTATAATCGTTTCAAGTATGATTTTACTCGTCTATCGGATGCTCCGAAAATCAAGCCGATTTCCGAGTTATTACCTGCGGCATTTTTACCAAGAATTGCCCTTTTGAAGAATATACAAGATAAAATCTCAATTTTTGCGAGTGTTAGCAGTGGTTTTTCACCGCCAACCGTTACAGAATATATCAGTGGCTACCAAACTAGTTCGTTTGTCCCATCGCTCGCACCCGAAAAGGGCATTAACTACGAAATCGGTACACGGGGAAATTTATTTAACAAGCGAATTAATTTTGATGTTACGGCGTATTCGTTTCGCTTAAAAAATACAATCGTTCGAAGAACTGATAATGCAGGAAGAGAGATTTTTACAAACGCAGGAAGCACGCTTCAAAATGGACTTGAATTATCACTGAATTGCTTTATCATCAAGCATGTTGATAAAGAATTTATTCAAGAATTACGCCTTTTCACGAGCTATACTTTCAATGATTATAGCTTCAAGAATTACTTACAACTCAAAACCGACTTATCGGGAAATGCACTTACGGGCGTGCCACGCCAAGTATGGGTTTCGGGCTTAGATTTACAAACAAAAATTGGCGTTTACCTAAATTCTACCTTTAACTTTACAGATAGAATGCCTCTCAATGATGCCAATACCGTTTATGCAAATAGCTATAAACTATTAAATGCCAGAATTGGTTTTCGTAAGAGTTTCAAACGAGTTGGTTTGAATATTTATACCGCTGGCGATAATCTACTAAATGAAGTATATAGCCTCGGAAACGACATCAATGCGGTTGGTAATCGTTTCTTTAATGCGGCCATGCCGAGAAATTGGCAATTTGGTGCGAGTTTAAGTTTATTTTTGTAA
- a CDS encoding ComEC/Rec2 family competence protein, translating into MKFNAFPVVRYLLFFILGITVYLQTDSYAISFPTEIIYYLIGFLMLIFGLSIRFRQPVVRGSALMAIIFLAGWSLTHFKTASNQPNHFINLPQFSHYQATIIGNSETKPKTFKVEAEINAIKVNGQWIKATGKTLLYFNKQASEKPQYGDVFLIKNMPREVEAPKNPEEFDYRKFLQYKGIYTHHFLWGQEYEKIGHQAPSKLLEFSYKANQYADSVFKARIETPNEYGVASAMVAGLRDDIDNDLLDAYSASGAIHVLSVSGMHVGILFLFLGWMLGWIKKRGKFGKQIFTVLVIGILWGYAIFTGLSSTVLRATVMFSFIQIGTAIGRRQNIYNTLAISALLLLCWNPFWLIDVGFQLSYLAIIGIVFLHPYLYQLLSPNNPIIRSLWEGTCVCFAAQLFTFPLSVYYFHQFPTYFLIANPFVAFFSFAVLPAGLALLILAKVPFLGTVFGFILKHSLVFLNKSIFLFEKLPFATLKGFSISFTEVILIYAIILLIVFFFLRLEFKYLRISLALVFVLTCFNISQDYLQSKQKSLTFHFIPKKSGISIIDGKSATFIADTTLLNSEKTHDFHLKNYYDKSGVVNENKLASNQYTNKQGITYLDFEGKKILWLQQKFNGKLQGNADYVLLSNNAIRKLNPSFTNFQTGLIIVDDSNKRYVVENLKHQADSLHLNLISLYDTGAFSINE; encoded by the coding sequence ATGAAATTCAACGCTTTTCCAGTAGTTAGATATTTACTATTTTTCATTTTAGGAATTACGGTTTATCTCCAAACCGACTCCTATGCTATTTCTTTTCCAACAGAAATTATCTACTACTTGATTGGCTTTTTGATGCTAATTTTTGGTCTTTCGATACGCTTCCGCCAGCCTGTGGTTCGCGGAAGTGCATTAATGGCAATTATCTTTTTGGCTGGTTGGAGTCTTACGCATTTCAAAACAGCAAGCAATCAGCCAAACCATTTCATAAATCTTCCTCAGTTTAGTCATTATCAAGCAACTATTATTGGTAATTCTGAAACTAAGCCTAAAACTTTTAAGGTAGAAGCTGAAATAAATGCCATCAAAGTAAATGGTCAATGGATAAAAGCAACTGGGAAAACACTTCTTTATTTCAACAAACAAGCGTCTGAAAAACCACAATATGGCGATGTTTTTCTAATAAAAAATATGCCTCGTGAAGTAGAAGCACCAAAAAACCCTGAAGAATTTGACTACCGAAAGTTTCTACAATACAAAGGTATTTATACGCACCATTTTTTGTGGGGACAAGAATATGAAAAAATTGGGCATCAGGCTCCTTCAAAACTTTTGGAGTTTTCGTATAAAGCCAATCAATATGCCGATAGCGTTTTCAAGGCACGCATTGAAACACCGAACGAATATGGCGTTGCGAGTGCAATGGTGGCAGGTTTACGAGATGATATTGACAACGACCTTCTTGATGCTTACTCAGCCTCTGGAGCCATCCACGTTTTATCAGTTTCGGGTATGCACGTGGGAATTTTGTTTTTATTTCTTGGTTGGATGCTAGGCTGGATAAAAAAGCGTGGCAAGTTCGGCAAACAAATCTTCACTGTACTTGTCATTGGTATTCTCTGGGGATACGCTATTTTCACTGGGCTTTCTTCTACTGTTCTTCGAGCAACGGTCATGTTTTCATTCATTCAAATCGGAACAGCAATTGGCCGCCGACAAAATATCTATAATACACTTGCTATTTCAGCTCTTTTACTGCTTTGTTGGAACCCATTTTGGTTGATAGATGTAGGTTTTCAGCTTTCATACCTGGCTATTATTGGCATTGTTTTCTTGCATCCTTATTTATATCAATTATTATCGCCCAATAACCCAATTATTAGAAGTCTTTGGGAAGGCACTTGTGTCTGTTTTGCAGCACAATTATTTACATTTCCTTTGAGTGTCTATTATTTTCATCAGTTTCCGACTTATTTTTTAATTGCCAATCCGTTTGTAGCATTTTTCTCGTTTGCTGTTTTACCCGCGGGTTTAGCATTGCTAATTTTGGCGAAAGTACCATTTTTAGGTACTGTATTTGGCTTTATTCTAAAACATTCGTTGGTTTTTCTTAATAAAAGTATCTTTTTGTTTGAAAAACTACCCTTTGCTACTTTAAAAGGCTTTTCTATTTCCTTTACCGAAGTAATTCTCATTTATGCCATAATTTTACTAATCGTATTTTTCTTTCTTCGATTAGAATTCAAATATCTACGCATAAGTTTAGCTCTCGTCTTTGTTCTAACGTGTTTTAACATCAGTCAAGATTATTTACAGAGTAAACAAAAAAGCCTCACTTTTCATTTTATTCCTAAAAAATCGGGTATTAGTATTATTGATGGCAAATCAGCTACATTCATTGCCGATACAACTTTACTTAATAGCGAAAAAACACATGATTTCCATTTGAAAAACTATTATGACAAATCTGGAGTTGTAAATGAAAACAAATTGGCTTCAAACCAGTATACAAATAAACAAGGTATCACTTATTTAGATTTTGAAGGAAAGAAAATCTTATGGTTACAGCAGAAGTTTAATGGAAAATTGCAAGGAAATGCTGATTATGTTTTGCTTTCAAACAATGCCATTCGAAAGTTGAATCCTTCTTTTACAAATTTTCAAACAGGCTTAATTATTGTTGATGACTCCAACAAACGTTATGTGGTTGAAAACCTCAAGCACCAAGCCGATAGTTTACACCTTAACTTAATTTCGCTCTACGATACTGGAGCTTTTTCAATTAATGAATAA
- a CDS encoding acetylxylan esterase, producing MKKLFYILSFLLLSSLTFAQPSTQMIKVMVAPDHEDWTYKIGEKVTFSVTVSKWGNPLKNTKIIYQIGPEKFETKKDSTVLKDGVIKLDGGTMTTSGFLRCTVIAKVDGKEYRNLATAAFEPEKIQPAVEMPSDFNEFWNKAKANLAKVPMDAKMTLLPERCTETVNVYHLNLQNYKEGGTTRLYGILCMPKKEGKYPALLRVPGAGVRPYSGDVRTAEKGVITLEIGIHGVPVTLDASVYTDLGAAALSGYWTYNLDNRDQYYYKKVFLGCVRANDFLVSLPQFDGTNLAVTGGSQGGALSIVTAALDSRVKWAAPTYPAMSDMVGYLKGRAGGWPHIFDKNNPHHNTEAKIKTAAYYDVVNFAKNLKVPCIYSMGFNDETCPPTSMWAAYNSISSPKELKLYQETGHWTFPEENEIIHNWLLDKLIKK from the coding sequence ATGAAAAAACTCTTCTATATTCTATCTTTTCTGCTGCTAAGTAGCCTAACATTTGCACAACCTTCTACCCAAATGATAAAAGTTATGGTTGCACCAGACCATGAAGATTGGACATATAAAATCGGTGAAAAAGTTACGTTTTCGGTAACGGTATCGAAATGGGGAAATCCTCTAAAAAACACCAAAATTATCTATCAAATTGGGCCAGAAAAGTTTGAAACCAAAAAAGATAGTACAGTTTTGAAAGATGGCGTAATAAAACTTGATGGCGGAACAATGACAACTTCGGGCTTTTTACGCTGTACGGTTATTGCCAAAGTAGATGGAAAAGAATACCGAAATTTAGCAACAGCTGCCTTTGAGCCCGAAAAAATTCAACCAGCCGTTGAAATGCCAAGCGATTTTAATGAGTTTTGGAATAAGGCGAAAGCAAATCTCGCCAAAGTACCTATGGACGCAAAAATGACTTTGCTGCCCGAACGATGCACCGAAACAGTAAATGTTTACCACCTAAATCTTCAAAATTATAAAGAAGGTGGTACTACTCGTTTATACGGAATTTTGTGTATGCCGAAAAAGGAAGGAAAATATCCAGCCTTATTGCGTGTACCGGGTGCGGGTGTGCGTCCGTATTCAGGAGATGTGAGAACTGCCGAAAAAGGAGTTATTACTTTAGAAATTGGTATTCATGGTGTTCCTGTAACTTTGGATGCCAGTGTTTATACCGACTTAGGAGCAGCGGCACTTAGCGGTTATTGGACATATAACTTAGATAACCGTGACCAATATTACTATAAAAAAGTATTTTTAGGCTGTGTGCGTGCCAACGATTTTTTGGTAAGTTTACCCCAATTTGATGGGACAAACTTGGCCGTAACGGGTGGAAGTCAAGGAGGAGCTTTATCAATTGTTACAGCGGCTCTCGATTCTCGTGTGAAGTGGGCGGCTCCAACTTACCCTGCCATGTCAGACATGGTTGGGTATTTGAAAGGTCGTGCGGGTGGTTGGCCGCATATTTTTGATAAAAATAATCCGCATCACAATACCGAAGCTAAAATTAAGACTGCGGCTTACTATGATGTAGTAAATTTTGCCAAAAATCTTAAAGTTCCGTGCATTTATTCAATGGGATTCAATGATGAAACTTGTCCACCAACTTCGATGTGGGCGGCCTATAATTCAATTTCCTCACCCAAAGAATTGAAATTATACCAAGAAACAGGTCATTGGACTTTCCCTGAAGAAAATGAGATTATCCATAATTGGTTATTAGATAAATTAATCAAGAAATGA
- a CDS encoding GDSL-type esterase/lipase family protein, whose protein sequence is MTKKSLFFFSALLALAVACQRTLTHIPIAPPDEVDYKIDRLENEIVNYEKKDAEIGLEKLQGQTVFYGSSSIRLWKTLKEDFTPLSVINHGFGASTFPEMTYYAERMLVPYKPKNIVLYCENDLFIGKPQRTPEQVFDNFAELATLIQNRLPKAKIYYISMKPSISRKADWPKVAKADAMIEEYIKKHKNFTYIDIRPAMYRPNGSINGDYFVGDSLHMKPAGYAEWTKIIRPYLIK, encoded by the coding sequence ATGACAAAAAAATCTTTATTCTTTTTTTCAGCGTTATTAGCTCTTGCAGTTGCTTGTCAGCGAACACTTACGCACATACCCATAGCCCCTCCCGATGAAGTAGATTATAAAATCGACCGACTCGAAAATGAAATTGTAAATTATGAGAAAAAAGATGCAGAAATTGGCCTTGAAAAACTACAAGGACAAACGGTTTTCTACGGAAGCTCAAGTATTAGACTTTGGAAAACCCTAAAAGAAGATTTTACTCCACTTTCGGTCATTAATCATGGTTTTGGTGCTTCTACTTTTCCAGAAATGACTTATTATGCCGAACGAATGCTTGTGCCGTATAAACCTAAAAACATTGTACTTTACTGCGAAAATGACCTATTTATTGGTAAACCACAACGTACCCCCGAGCAAGTATTCGATAACTTCGCTGAGTTGGCTACATTAATCCAAAATCGTTTACCAAAGGCCAAGATTTATTATATTTCTATGAAACCATCCATTTCAAGAAAAGCTGATTGGCCGAAAGTAGCTAAAGCTGATGCTATGATAGAAGAGTATATCAAAAAACATAAAAACTTTACTTACATTGATATTCGTCCTGCCATGTATCGTCCGAATGGAAGCATCAATGGCGATTATTTCGTGGGCGATAGCCTTCACATGAAGCCCGCAGGCTATGCTGAATGGACAAAAATTATCAGACCATATTTGATTAAATAA
- a CDS encoding anhydro-N-acetylmuramic acid kinase: MNQNIDKLYRIAQKKERLIIGLMSGTSMDGLDVALCKFRGSGGDTEVSVIGFETIGFDEEVKDEIRQVFAKPTISFLQLCVLNPWIGNLHADIINKCLKKWNISPNEVDLIASHGQTVFHAPRILHKIEKFPNATLQIGDGDHIAVKTGIITFSDFRQKHCAAGGEGAPLAVYGDYLIFSKRNENRILLNMGGISNFTYLAGNLDANEVFATDTGPGNTLIDAYMKKHLNLPYDKDAKVASRGTINRMLLDELKRDDFFAKPFPKTTGPELFNLEYLKNAQDKSNTLGLSHEDILATLCRFSAETIAEAILRMMESKTLKDVSVYASGGGVHNPLIMSSLKGLLPSFEFLKTDDLGIAGDAKEAVLFATLANEAVSGGNTNFGTRKGVPSINLGKVSFPY, translated from the coding sequence ATGAACCAAAATATCGACAAACTTTATAGAATAGCACAAAAGAAAGAACGCCTAATAATTGGCTTAATGTCAGGCACTTCAATGGATGGGCTTGATGTAGCTTTATGTAAATTTCGAGGAAGTGGTGGCGATACTGAGGTAAGTGTGATTGGCTTTGAGACGATTGGTTTTGATGAGGAAGTAAAAGATGAAATTCGACAAGTTTTTGCCAAGCCAACCATAAGTTTTCTACAATTATGTGTATTGAACCCTTGGATTGGCAACCTTCACGCCGATATTATTAATAAATGTTTGAAAAAATGGAATATTTCACCCAATGAGGTTGATTTAATCGCTAGTCACGGACAAACAGTTTTTCATGCACCAAGGATTCTTCATAAAATTGAGAAATTCCCTAACGCTACACTTCAAATTGGTGATGGAGACCACATTGCAGTAAAAACAGGTATCATTACATTTTCAGATTTTCGCCAAAAACATTGTGCAGCAGGTGGCGAAGGAGCTCCTTTAGCGGTTTATGGTGACTATCTTATTTTTTCTAAGCGAAATGAAAATCGTATTCTCCTGAATATGGGTGGGATTTCCAATTTTACTTATTTGGCAGGAAATCTTGATGCAAACGAGGTATTTGCTACTGATACTGGGCCTGGAAATACCTTGATTGACGCTTACATGAAGAAACATTTGAACCTACCTTATGATAAAGATGCTAAGGTAGCCAGTAGAGGAACGATAAATCGAATGTTGTTGGATGAATTAAAAAGAGATGATTTTTTTGCTAAGCCATTCCCTAAAACTACTGGCCCTGAGTTATTTAACCTCGAATATTTGAAAAATGCACAAGATAAAAGTAATACACTTGGGCTTTCGCACGAAGATATTTTGGCAACATTATGTAGGTTTTCGGCTGAAACAATTGCTGAGGCAATCTTACGAATGATGGAGTCTAAAACTTTGAAAGATGTGAGTGTCTATGCAAGTGGTGGAGGGGTCCATAATCCACTAATTATGAGCAGTTTAAAAGGGTTATTGCCTAGTTTTGAATTCCTGAAAACAGACGATTTAGGTATTGCGGGCGATGCAAAAGAAGCGGTTCTATTTGCTACTTTGGCCAATGAGGCAGTTTCGGGGGGGAATACCAATTTCGGTACTCGCAAGGGCGTTCCAAGCATAAACTTGGGTAAAGTTTCGTTTCCATACTAA
- a CDS encoding 3-coathanger stack domain-containing protein yields MNYKLLLSILLFVLVKNGFAQITITHPFERMVYQRNNSNQAKINIAGNYYSAIDRVDARVVSITGGNTTAWTTIQSNPSNGYFYGTITATGGWYRLEVNAYRNNTLVDSKSIQKLGIGEVFAIAGQSNAQGGAGVSTPAEEDMVNTVNYSNNLTDYNRLPIGFSKMEGDSCKIGPFHYVPWAWGKLGDLLVRKLGVPVLFYGAGHGGTSSNDWSKSSQGLPYDGESWKRQDLGAPYRALENSVAYYGSLTGLRAVLWHQGESDPETFFLPYYENVRNVINKSRENAEHTSLAWVVARVSRNPEPHDGPILGQNTLISGFQVGGGDYYPPVPYVFAGPNTDNINGSTYRTDGIHFDTYAGQIEFANAWNSTLDNTFFTSSIPMMASALLPVSLTCNNSTPATPITLSVTGGFNKYAWSNRQNTVQESIGFNYNGCCQYTNIPPVGYENLNWRTLDSTSITTGTAARYAANVRKSSKKVFFSPVIDLSAFTLPTSPAFSSSATQVRPNDSLVLTGSNCNGTFLWSTGATTNPLTFVPSTTNSYTVQCKTLYCISAATSPQTITVSSCFPDNLNLNGTVSSAESPYSSQQSIQSNQIIQLSGKINYTAAKKVELRPGFEAKSGTVFQAMISGCN; encoded by the coding sequence ATGAATTACAAATTACTATTATCCATTCTACTTTTTGTATTAGTTAAAAATGGATTTGCTCAAATCACCATCACTCATCCTTTTGAGCGAATGGTTTATCAAAGAAATAATTCGAATCAAGCAAAAATTAACATCGCTGGAAATTATTACTCTGCTATTGACCGAGTCGATGCTCGTGTAGTGAGTATTACAGGAGGTAACACAACTGCTTGGACAACCATACAATCGAACCCAAGTAATGGTTATTTTTATGGTACAATTACCGCTACGGGTGGGTGGTATAGATTAGAGGTTAACGCTTATCGAAATAATACCTTAGTTGATTCAAAAAGTATTCAAAAATTAGGTATTGGTGAAGTTTTTGCCATTGCGGGTCAATCAAATGCACAAGGTGGGGCTGGGGTAAGTACACCCGCTGAAGAAGATATGGTAAATACTGTAAATTATAGTAATAACCTTACAGATTATAATCGATTACCTATTGGATTTTCAAAAATGGAAGGCGATTCTTGTAAAATTGGTCCCTTTCATTATGTGCCATGGGCTTGGGGAAAATTAGGAGATTTATTGGTAAGGAAACTAGGCGTACCTGTTTTATTCTATGGGGCTGGGCATGGTGGAACTTCGAGCAATGATTGGAGTAAATCATCACAAGGCTTGCCTTATGATGGAGAAAGTTGGAAACGTCAAGATTTAGGAGCCCCTTATCGTGCTTTAGAAAATAGTGTGGCTTATTATGGGAGTTTAACAGGTTTAAGAGCAGTTTTGTGGCATCAAGGTGAGAGTGACCCCGAGACATTTTTTTTACCTTACTATGAAAATGTAAGAAATGTTATTAATAAAAGTCGAGAGAATGCCGAACATACAAGTTTAGCATGGGTAGTAGCAAGGGTTTCAAGAAATCCTGAGCCGCACGACGGGCCTATACTTGGTCAAAATACATTAATCTCAGGCTTTCAGGTTGGTGGAGGTGATTATTATCCACCCGTGCCCTACGTATTTGCTGGGCCAAATACCGATAATATCAACGGTTCTACTTATAGAACCGATGGTATTCACTTTGATACCTACGCAGGTCAGATAGAATTTGCCAATGCTTGGAATTCCACCCTCGATAATACCTTTTTTACGAGCTCAATACCAATGATGGCCTCAGCATTATTGCCAGTTTCTTTAACTTGCAATAATTCTACGCCAGCTACCCCAATTACTTTAAGTGTGACAGGTGGTTTTAATAAATATGCTTGGTCGAATAGACAAAATACTGTGCAAGAGTCAATAGGTTTTAATTATAATGGTTGTTGTCAATATACGAACATTCCACCAGTTGGATATGAAAACCTTAATTGGCGTACTTTGGATAGTACATCCATAACAACGGGCACCGCTGCAAGATATGCCGCCAATGTTAGAAAAAGCTCTAAAAAAGTGTTCTTTAGCCCTGTAATTGATTTATCAGCATTTACTTTACCAACGAGCCCAGCCTTTAGTAGTTCGGCAACGCAAGTACGTCCAAACGATAGTTTAGTATTAACAGGCTCTAATTGTAATGGAACCTTTTTATGGTCAACAGGTGCAACCACTAATCCGCTCACCTTTGTTCCAAGCACTACTAATAGTTATACCGTTCAGTGTAAAACACTCTATTGTATTAGTGCTGCTACTTCACCGCAAACGATTACCGTATCATCTTGTTTTCCAGATAACTTGAACTTAAACGGAACGGTCAGTAGTGCAGAATCGCCATACTCAAGCCAACAATCAATACAAAGTAATCAGATTATACAATTGAGTGGAAAAATAAACTATACTGCAGCCAAGAAAGTAGAACTACGGCCGGGTTTTGAGGCTAAATCTGGGACTGTATTTCAAGCAATGATTTCGGGGTGTAATTAA